The Dethiosulfovibrio peptidovorans DSM 11002 nucleotide sequence CCATCGATTAGCGATTATACTCCCACATTGGTGGGATGTCTAATTTTTAGTCGGAAATCTCCTTCTGAGCAGCGGAGGGATCCACCTTTATGCCGAGCCCCATGGTGGAGGTGAGGGAAAAACTCTTGACATAGGTTCCCTTAACCGCAGCCGGCCTGGCCTTCAGTATAGCGCTGTAAAAGGCCTTGAGATTGGCGAAAAGATCTTCCTTGGAAAAACTGGCCTTTCCTACGACGTTATGGACGATTCCAAACTTATCCACTCTGAATTCGACCTTACCGGCCTTGATCTCTTTAACTGCGTTTACGATATCGGTGGTCACGGTTCCGGCCTTGGCACTGGGCATAAGCCCTCTGGGTCCGAGGATCTTACCGAGACGACCGATAAACTTCATCGCGTCCGGCGTGGCGACTACGGACTCGAAATCCAGCCAGCCACCCTGGATCTTCTGGACCATGTCCTCTCCGCCGACGAAGTCCGCGCCAGCCTGCTTGGCTTCCTCCCCCATATCCCCGGTGGTTATAACCAGTACCCGCTTGGTCTTGCCGGTACCGCGAGGAAGGGCCACGGTGCTACGCACCTGCTGATCGGCATGACGGGGATCGACGCCGAGACGAAGATGAACCTCGATGCTCTCGTCAAACTTAGCTTTAGCGTTTTCCTTTACAAGTTCGATCGCTTCCTCCAGGCTGTAAGCCCTCTGGAGATCGACCTTCTTTGCCATTTCAGCGTATCTTTTTCCTTGCTTAGACATCGACATATCCTCCTTGTTTGTGGTCGTAGCGGGACAGGCTTTAGATCCCTGCCACAGGGAAAAACAGGTTAGTCTACTACCTGAATCCCCATAGAACGAGCGGTCCCTGCGATCATACACATAGCAGCATCCACATCGTTCGCGTTGAGATCCTGCTTCTTTATCTCGGCGATCTCCTGAAGCTGGGCCTTGGTGATGGTTCCAACCTTGTTCTTGTTAGGCTCGCCGGACCCCTTTGCCACTCCTACAAGCTTCTTGATCAGAACGCTTGCAGGCGGCGTCTTGAGCTCGAAGGAGAAACTGCGGTCGGCGTAGACCGTTATGATAGCGGGGATGATCATCCCTGGCTGATCGCTGGTCTTTGCGTTGAACTGCTTGCAGAACTCCATTATGTTGACGCCATGCTGACCAAGGGCAGGACCTACGGGCGGCGCCGGGGTCGCCTTGCCCGCGGGCAACTGCAACTTGATCTGTCCTATGACTTTCTTAGCCATACGATAAAACTCCTCTCGTTGATGGTTGAAGCTGATGTCTATATCAGCCGATACAGGCTAAAGCTTATCGATCTCGATGTAGTCGATCTCGACAAGTGTGTCTCTTCCAAATACGGAGACGCTGAACTTGACCTTCCCCTTTTCCGGTAGAACCTCGATGATAGGTCCTACCGCTCCCTCGAAGGGCCCCGACTTGACCTTGATAACGTCACCTTTTTTCAGGTCCATCTCGAAGACGGGACGGTTGTTCTTCTTGGAACCGGAGAGACCGATCTTGCTCATGATATCGTCCACCTCTCTATCGGAGAGGGGAATCGGGTGGTTACCCGAACCTACGAAACCGGTAACTCCGGGGGTATGCCTCACGACATACCAAGGCTGGTCCTCCATGACCATCTCTACGAGTACGTAGCTAGGGAAAAGTTTTTTAGTCACCTTTTTGGACTTACCGTCCTTGACGACCACTTTCTCCTCTACGGGGACCAAGACATCGAAGATTTTATCCTCCATGCCCATTGTGGCGATCCTCTGCTCGAGGTTAGCCTTAACCTTGTTTTCGTATCCCGCATAGGTCTGAACAATATACCATTTTTTTTGATTAGTGGTCGCCATGATAAAAAAAGGGACCCGACATCTTCGGCCCCCTTAAACCTCCCTGTTCTTAGATACTGGAGACTTCCACTGGATCACCATATGGAAGGCTATCCAATAACCCTCGAAAAAATACCGGTCAATGCCATATCGACGATCCCGAGGTAGACAGCTACGAGTAGGGTCACAAATATGACGACCAGGGTGGAATACCAAACCTGCTGCTTACCGGGCCAAGTTACCTTTTTGAGCTCTGCTCTGGCCTCTCGAATAAAACCGAAGACTTTCTGCATGACCCTGGCCTCCAATCGTCATTGATAGTAAAAAAAATGGCAGGCCCGGAAGGACTCGAACCTTCAACCCCCGGATTTGGAGTCCGGTGCTCTGCCAATTCGAGCTACGGACCTGCGCCAAGAACGTATTTTACACTACTTGGTCTCTTTATGCAAGGTGTGTTTTTTGCAGAACTTACAGTACTTGCTCAGCTCCAACTTACCGCTCATGTTCTTCTTGTTCACGGAGCTGATGTAGTTCCGCCTTTTACACTCGGTGCACTGAAGGCCGATCTGATCCGCCATATTTCTCACTCCCTTAAGAGAGGTCGGCCCCCACCGTCAAGCCAGCAGGGGCGGACCGAACGTTTTATTTTTTACTCGAGAATCTCGGTGACGACGCCGGCACCTACGGTGTGGCCGCCCTCACGAATAGCGAAGCGAAGACCGGTGTCCATGGCGATCGGGTGGATAAGCTCCACCTTGAAGGTGGCGTTGTCTCCGGGCATCACCATCTCCACTCCCTCGGGAAGCTCGATGGCTCCGGTTATGTCGGTGGTACGGAAGTAGAACTGGGGCTTGTAGCCCTTGAAGAAAGGCGTATGACGTCCGCCCTCTTCCTTCTTCAGAACGTAGACCTCCGCCTTGAACTTGGTGTGAGGCTTGATCGATCCCGGCTTGGACAGTACCTGTCCACGCTCGACGTCGTCCTTGCCGGTTCCACGAAGGAGAACCCCAACGTTGTCTCCTGCAAGAGCCTCGTCCAGGATCTTACGGAACATCTCAAGGGAGGTCGCCACGGTCTTCTGGGTGTCCTTGATTCCGACTATCTCAACCTCGTCGCCGGAATGGATGACTCCCTGCTCCACCCTTCCGGTTACGACTGTGCCGCGACCGGTGATGGTGAAGACGTCCTCGATGGGCATGAGGAAGGGCTTGTCGGTCTCACGAACGGGATCGGGGAAGTAGTCGTCACAGGCCTGCATGAGCGCCCAAATGTCCTTGCTCCACTCGCTCTCCCTGCCGCCGTCGCTCTCCTCGAGAACCTTCAGGGCGGAACCCCTGACTATCGGCACCTCGTCTCCGGGGAACTCGTATTTATCCAGAAGCTCCCTGATCTCCATCTCGACAAGATCCAGAAGCTCGTCGTCGTCCACCATGTCGACCTTGTTCATGAAGACCACAAGGGCCGGAACGTTCACCTGACGGGCGAGAAGAACGTGCTCCCTCGTCTGAGGCATCGGACCGTCCGCGGCGGAAACCACCAAAATGGCTCCGTCCATCTGGGCCGCTCCGGTGATCATGTTCTTGATGTAGTCGGCGTGTCCGGGACAGTCGATGTGAGCATAATGACGCTTGTCCGTCTGATACTCGATGTGAGCGATGTTGATCGTTATTCCGCGCTCTCTCTCCTCAGGGGCCTTGTCGATATCCTCGAATTTGGTGAAATCCGAATAGCCCTCGGTTGAAAGCGATTTCGAGATAGCCGCCGTCAAGGTCGTCTTCCCGTGGTCGATGTGACCGATGGTCCCTATGTTCAGATGCGGTTTTGTTCTTTCAAATTTCTCTTTTGCCATGGTAGTAAGACCTCCCCATTTACTTAAGTGCGCCCCTAGAGGGACGTGCTTTATTTTCCATCCAGCATATGAGATTGTACCATACCTTCGAGATTATCCTATACTGTAACGGCCAAAAAATACGGCCGACAGTCGGCCGCAACCGGTTATGAACGGCCCTAATGCGAAAAGATACGATATAACTGACCATGATGTCAAGGGGGATAGAAAA carries:
- the tuf gene encoding elongation factor Tu, with the protein product MAKEKFERTKPHLNIGTIGHIDHGKTTLTAAISKSLSTEGYSDFTKFEDIDKAPEERERGITINIAHIEYQTDKRHYAHIDCPGHADYIKNMITGAAQMDGAILVVSAADGPMPQTREHVLLARQVNVPALVVFMNKVDMVDDDELLDLVEMEIRELLDKYEFPGDEVPIVRGSALKVLEESDGGRESEWSKDIWALMQACDDYFPDPVRETDKPFLMPIEDVFTITGRGTVVTGRVEQGVIHSGDEVEIVGIKDTQKTVATSLEMFRKILDEALAGDNVGVLLRGTGKDDVERGQVLSKPGSIKPHTKFKAEVYVLKKEEGGRHTPFFKGYKPQFYFRTTDITGAIELPEGVEMVMPGDNATFKVELIHPIAMDTGLRFAIREGGHTVGAGVVTEILE
- the rpmG gene encoding 50S ribosomal protein L33 gives rise to the protein MADQIGLQCTECKRRNYISSVNKKNMSGKLELSKYCKFCKKHTLHKETK
- the nusG gene encoding transcription termination/antitermination protein NusG is translated as MATTNQKKWYIVQTYAGYENKVKANLEQRIATMGMEDKIFDVLVPVEEKVVVKDGKSKKVTKKLFPSYVLVEMVMEDQPWYVVRHTPGVTGFVGSGNHPIPLSDREVDDIMSKIGLSGSKKNNRPVFEMDLKKGDVIKVKSGPFEGAVGPIIEVLPEKGKVKFSVSVFGRDTLVEIDYIEIDKL
- the secE gene encoding preprotein translocase subunit SecE, which encodes MQKVFGFIREARAELKKVTWPGKQQVWYSTLVVIFVTLLVAVYLGIVDMALTGIFSRVIG
- the rplA gene encoding 50S ribosomal protein L1, with the translated sequence MSKQGKRYAEMAKKVDLQRAYSLEEAIELVKENAKAKFDESIEVHLRLGVDPRHADQQVRSTVALPRGTGKTKRVLVITTGDMGEEAKQAGADFVGGEDMVQKIQGGWLDFESVVATPDAMKFIGRLGKILGPRGLMPSAKAGTVTTDIVNAVKEIKAGKVEFRVDKFGIVHNVVGKASFSKEDLFANLKAFYSAILKARPAAVKGTYVKSFSLTSTMGLGIKVDPSAAQKEISD
- the rplK gene encoding 50S ribosomal protein L11; its protein translation is MAKKVIGQIKLQLPAGKATPAPPVGPALGQHGVNIMEFCKQFNAKTSDQPGMIIPAIITVYADRSFSFELKTPPASVLIKKLVGVAKGSGEPNKNKVGTITKAQLQEIAEIKKQDLNANDVDAAMCMIAGTARSMGIQVVD